A DNA window from Halogeometricum borinquense DSM 11551 contains the following coding sequences:
- a CDS encoding Rid family detoxifying hydrolase, protein MRPIKTREAPAAVGAYSQATTNGNLLFTSGQIPMTPDGELLSDASVAEQTVQVLDNVASILDSEGLTMGDVLKMTVYLGDIENFDEMNEQYSEYFEDAPPARSAVEVANLPKGVDIEIEAIATL, encoded by the coding sequence ATGCGACCGATCAAGACACGCGAAGCGCCCGCTGCAGTCGGGGCGTACAGTCAGGCGACGACGAACGGGAATCTTCTGTTCACCTCGGGACAAATCCCGATGACACCGGATGGGGAACTGCTTTCGGATGCGAGTGTCGCCGAACAGACTGTACAAGTTCTCGACAACGTTGCGTCGATACTTGACTCCGAGGGGCTGACGATGGGCGATGTGCTCAAAATGACGGTGTACCTCGGTGATATCGAGAACTTCGACGAGATGAACGAACAGTACAGCGAATACTTCGAGGACGCCCCACCTGCACGAAGCGCCGTTGAGGTTGCTAACCTTCCGAAGGGAGTCGATATCGAGATCGAGGCTATCGCAACTCTCTGA